CACGCCCATGGCCGCCCCCGGGTTACGCCCCGAGGCGGGCGGTGGGTCAGGAGGTTGCGGCGGGCTTCCTGGCGGGGTCGGCCGAGGTGGCGCCCTGAGTGGGGCGGCGGGTCAGGACCCGGGGGCCGGACGCCGTGATGGCGACCGTGTGTTCGGAGTGGGCGGTACGGGAGCCGTCGGCGGAGCGGATCGTCCAGCCGTCCTCGTCGAACTTGATTTTGTCTGTGGAGCGGCAGAACCAGGGCTCGATGGCGATGGTGAGGCCGGGGTCGAGTTTCAGGCCGCGGCGGGGACGGCCGTCGTTGGACACGTGCGGGGCCTCGTGCATGGTGCGGCCGATGCCGTGGCCACCGAACTCGGCGTTGACGCCGTAGCCGTAGGAGCGGGCGACCTCGCCGATCGCGGCGGAGATGTCGCCGAGGCGGCCGCCGGGCTGGGCGGCGGTGATGGCGGCCTCCAGTGCGACCTCGGTGGCCTCGATCAGCTTCAGGTCTGCCGGGTCGGGGGTGCCGACGACGACGGAGAGCGCGGAGTCGGCGACCCAGCCGTCGATGCCGACCGCCATGTCGATGCTGAGCAGGTCACCGTCGCGCAGGACATAGTCGTGCGGCAGGCCGTGCAGCACCGCGTCGTTGACCGACAGGCACAGCACGTTGCGGAACGGGCCGCGGCCGAACGAAGGGGCGTAGTCCCAGTAGCAGGATTCGGCACCGCGCTCCTTGATCCGGCGGCGGGCGTGGTGTTCGAGGTCCATCAGGTTGACGCCGACCGCGGCGACACCACCCAACTCGGCGAGCAGCTCGCCGACGAACTGGCCGGCCACCGCCATCCGGTCGATCTCCTCGGCGGACTTGAGTTCGATCACGACAGCCTCCCTCTCCCTGTGCGGTATTTTTATACCACGCCAGGTCGGGACGCTCCGGGGGTATCCTGCTGGCATGGTGCGCCAACCACTCACCGCCGAACAGATCGCAGCGGGCCAGCGCCTCGGAGCTGCCCTCCGGGCCGCGCGGGCCGGCCGCAGCCTCGTCGAGGTGGCCCTGGCAGCCGGCATCTCCCCCGAGACGCTGCGCAAGATCGAGGCGGGCCGCCTTCCCGCACCGGCGTTCGGCACCGTGGTCGGCCTCAGCCACGCCCTCGACGTCCCCCTCAGCGACCTGGCCGACGTCTGGCGGGCCGACATGCCCGTCCGCCAGGCTTCCTAGAGACCGGGGTCGAGCGGCGTACCTCGAGGACGGCTTCCAGCTTGTCCATGTCCCGCGCCGTGACGTAGGTCGGCGCTGAGCCGGTGGCTTCCGCCGCTGCTGATGCGGCGCCCGCCCCCGGTTCGGCGAATACATGACGCCACCGATGGAGCACCGCTCGACGCCCGACCTGGAAGTGGGGCCGCGCCGGCACTCACGCTGCGCGAGTGCCGGCGTCGGGACGGTCGAGGCGCTCAGGCGCAGCCCAGCCCTGGGCGTACGCGGGCGGCGGGTTTCCGGCGGCGACCTTGTCGGCGATCTCCCAGAACACCTCCGGCCAGTCGCCCTCGTCGTTCATCTGGTGCAGCACCCGCCAGTTGTGGCTGCTGCGCAGGGCGTCGCCGGCCCGCTGGAGTGCGGCGTCGTCGCCGACCCGCTTCGCGCGTAGCCATTCGGCGATCCATGCGCAGCCGGCCCGGGAGGTCACCTGGGCGCCGAACTGGTAGGAGTCGTTGGTGCCGACGTCACCCGGCGCCGTGGGGTCGAAGTTCGGCGGAAGCGGCACGTCGGCGAGCACCTGGCCGCCTGCTCGGCCACCCGCCCGGGCGTGACGATCTCCGCCGGAAGCGCGGCCAGCCAGGTGCGTACGTCGACGCGGACGATGTCGGCGAGGACCCCGTCGAAGTCGTCCCGGCTCCAGCCCCCGCCGGTACGGAGTTCGACGAGACACCGTCGCGGGGGCGGAGCATGACCGCGAAGTCGTCGGAGCTGTAGCGGAACAGGTCACCCTGCCAGCCGTCGACCCGCACCGCCTTCGGAGGGCTGACGTTGCGCCGGTCGGCGTGGAAGCCCTCGTACTGTTCGGCCGGGTACCAGTTCACCTCCAACTGGCGCCCGCCGTTGCTGAACGCGATGGTGCCCTGCTGCTCGGTGAACCCGTAGACGGTGGTCACCTTCCAGCCCGGCTGGTCGATGAGCAGAGCAGCGGCTCGATGCCGTCGGCGTAGACGCGTCGGAAATGGTCCTCGTGCTCGGTCGCGGAGGTCACGTCCATCCCATGTCCGGTCGGACCCCGATCGTGACGGGCCCGGCCCGGAATGGGCCTCGATCCGTCCCCGCGAGTCGTCCCGGCCGACCGCGCCCCCGGAGAGCTGCCGCGGTCCTCCGGTCAGGAGCGGCCGGAGCTGATGCGGTCCAGGTGGGGCGCGAGTTCGTCGGTGATCAGCAGGTCGCGGCGGATCTCGTCGTGCGGGTAGCCGGCCCGGCCCACCATGTGCGCCGCGACGGGCGCGGTGGCGAGCTGGAAGGCGCCGACGAGCACGAGGGTGGTGATGTCCACCCCCGTACGCAGGCGCAGCGCGCAGCCGAGCAGGACGAGCAGCAGGCCGAGCACCTGGGGCTTGGCCGCCGCGTGCATCCGGGCGAGCAGGTCGGGGAAGCGCAGCAGCGCCGCCCCGGCGGCGACGCAGAGCAGCGCGCCGGCGATCAGGCAGACGCCGGCGGTGACGTCGAGGACGGCGTCGAGCGTCACTTGTCGTTCCTCCGGGCGGCGAACCGGGCGACGCTGACCGAGCCGACGAACCCGAGGATGGCGAGGACGACCAGCACGGGCAGTGCGGTCGCGTCGCGGCTGTAGGCGGCCTCGGTGGCGATGGCGGCGACGACGACGGCGAGCAGGACGTCGGTGGCGACGGCGCGGTCGAGGATGGACGGTCCGCGGATGATGCGGACGAGGGTCAGTCCGACGGCCACGGCGAGCAGCGCGGCGACGGTCACGGCGACGACGGTCAACTGGGTACCCCTTCCGGGTGGGCCGGCTCCGAGGGGCCGGCGGCGTGGGGTTGCGTCACGCGGCGCAGTTCGTCGGGCGAGCCGATGGCGGCGACGATCCGCGCTTCGAGGTCGAGCACGCCCTGCCGGAACCGCTCCACCTCCTCGCGGCTGCGGACGCCGATGACGTGCACGTAGAGGGTGCCGGTCGTCCGGTCGGCCTCGATGATGAGGCTGCCGGGCACCAGGGACAGCGCCTCGGCGGTCAGCGTGAGGTTGAGGTCGGTGTTGACCCGCAGCGGCACGGCGATGATCGCGCTGAGCGGGGGATGCCCGATCCGCATCGCCAGCCAGGCGATCTGGGCGGAGGCGACCACGAGGTCCCGCAGGAACCGCACCCAGAACCGCGCGAGCGGCACAGGGCGGATCCGCCCGGC
The nucleotide sequence above comes from Micromonospora sp. M71_S20. Encoded proteins:
- the map gene encoding type I methionyl aminopeptidase; this translates as MIELKSAEEIDRMAVAGQFVGELLAELGGVAAVGVNLMDLEHHARRRIKERGAESCYWDYAPSFGRGPFRNVLCLSVNDAVLHGLPHDYVLRDGDLLSIDMAVGIDGWVADSALSVVVGTPDPADLKLIEATEVALEAAITAAQPGGRLGDISAAIGEVARSYGYGVNAEFGGHGIGRTMHEAPHVSNDGRPRRGLKLDPGLTIAIEPWFCRSTDKIKFDEDGWTIRSADGSRTAHSEHTVAITASGPRVLTRRPTQGATSADPARKPAATS
- a CDS encoding helix-turn-helix domain-containing protein, with translation MVRQPLTAEQIAAGQRLGAALRAARAGRSLVEVALAAGISPETLRKIEAGRLPAPAFGTVVGLSHALDVPLSDLADVWRADMPVRQAS
- the mnhG gene encoding monovalent cation/H(+) antiporter subunit G, whose product is MTLDAVLDVTAGVCLIAGALLCVAAGAALLRFPDLLARMHAAAKPQVLGLLLVLLGCALRLRTGVDITTLVLVGAFQLATAPVAAHMVGRAGYPHDEIRRDLLITDELAPHLDRISSGRS
- a CDS encoding monovalent cation/H+ antiporter complex subunit F translates to MTVVAVTVAALLAVAVGLTLVRIIRGPSILDRAVATDVLLAVVVAAIATEAAYSRDATALPVLVVLAILGFVGSVSVARFAARRNDK
- a CDS encoding Na+/H+ antiporter subunit E: MTSDRTNPTGPTGPANPPLTRRARRRNRIVAVTGLTSVWVLLWGTLSWANLISGLVLSVVLLAVFPLPPVTFAGRIRPVPLARFWVRFLRDLVVASAQIAWLAMRIGHPPLSAIIAVPLRVNTDLNLTLTAEALSLVPGSLIIEADRTTGTLYVHVIGVRSREEVERFRQGVLDLEARIVAAIGSPDELRRVTQPHAAGPSEPAHPEGVPS